One segment of Acidimicrobiales bacterium DNA contains the following:
- a CDS encoding DUF6801 domain-containing protein, with amino-acid sequence MRRRGRITLAAAIVTVIGLGACSSTTLAGSGDTSEDDVGAAALASLTLNYSCVFPLIGAQPLSVEISSDIPTEVTPGVPTGAFEIDAISTVNDAARVGLRTVGATTLEGTVKADAHLAAPSLDLPLVVDMAIPQAPIPATAGAFTVNADGATPSLTFTAQNAGTGTITVGDLVLTMTPRDANGNPTGLGTFDADCTAAPGQDQVLHTFTITGGSGTTTTSVPGSTTSTTLPSTTTTTVPQPLEFAFDLTGSSFIQAANGTTPLTGGIVAQFDLATGTHTSELTLAPTTGSFTILGILPVTASIEFVQAGPTTGSLVDGRLTSRSEMFVRLTNVLAFGYLPIGGGPTCQTTTPAVVDLATPAGELFDPLAGGNLEGTYTLPGLAAGSCGFLGDLISLFTAGPNNTIDLALTATD; translated from the coding sequence ATGAGAAGGCGCGGGCGGATCACGCTCGCCGCCGCCATCGTCACCGTCATCGGACTCGGCGCCTGCAGCAGCACGACGCTCGCCGGCAGCGGTGACACCAGCGAGGACGACGTCGGCGCCGCCGCACTGGCGTCGCTGACCTTGAACTACAGCTGCGTCTTCCCGCTCATCGGGGCGCAGCCGCTGTCCGTCGAGATCAGCTCCGACATCCCGACCGAGGTCACGCCCGGCGTGCCGACGGGGGCGTTCGAGATCGACGCCATCTCGACCGTCAACGACGCGGCCCGGGTCGGGCTCCGGACCGTCGGAGCCACCACGCTCGAGGGCACGGTCAAGGCCGACGCCCACCTGGCGGCGCCGAGCCTCGACCTGCCGCTCGTCGTCGACATGGCGATCCCGCAGGCACCCATCCCCGCCACCGCCGGCGCCTTCACCGTGAACGCCGACGGCGCGACGCCGTCGCTCACGTTCACGGCCCAGAACGCCGGCACCGGCACCATCACCGTCGGCGATCTGGTGCTGACCATGACGCCCCGGGACGCGAACGGCAACCCGACCGGGCTCGGCACGTTCGACGCCGACTGCACCGCGGCGCCGGGCCAGGACCAGGTCCTGCACACGTTCACGATCACCGGAGGCAGTGGGACCACCACCACGTCGGTGCCGGGCTCGACCACGTCGACGACCCTGCCCTCGACCACCACCACGACGGTCCCGCAGCCGCTCGAGTTCGCGTTCGACCTGACCGGCAGCTCGTTCATCCAGGCCGCCAACGGCACGACGCCGCTCACCGGCGGGATCGTCGCCCAGTTCGACCTGGCCACCGGCACCCACACGTCGGAGCTCACGCTCGCCCCGACCACGGGCAGCTTCACGATCCTCGGGATCCTCCCGGTCACGGCCAGCATCGAGTTCGTGCAGGCCGGGCCCACCACGGGCTCGCTGGTCGACGGACGGCTGACATCGCGGTCGGAGATGTTCGTGCGGCTCACGAACGTGCTGGCCTTCGGGTACCTGCCCATCGGCGGCGGCCCCACCTGCCAGACCACGACCCCGGCCGTCGTCGACCTGGCCACACCGGCGGGTGAGCTGTTCGACCCGCTGGCGGGCGGGAACCTCGAGGGCACCTACACGCTGCCCGGGCTGGCCGCCGGCAGCTGCGGCTTCCTGGGCGACCTCATCAGCCTGTTCACGGCGGGTCCCAACAACACCATCGACCTGGCCCTCACCGCCACGGACTGA
- a CDS encoding S-(hydroxymethyl)mycothiol dehydrogenase, with the protein MPYEVRGVVARAKGEPVAVEMILVPDPGPGEALVDVAACGVCHTDLHYREGGINDDFPFLLGHEASGVVAAVGDGVTDVAPGDFVVLNWRAVCGQCRACLRSRPHLCFATHNATQKMTLADGTPLSPALGIGAFADKTLVAAGQCTKVDPTVSPSVAGLLGCGVMAGLGAALHTGNVQRGDSVAVFGCGGVGDAAIAGAKLAGATTIVAVDRDPRKLEWAKAFGATHLVDASSEDAVAAVQEATGGFGADVCIEAVGHPSVLEQAFYARDLAGTVVQVGVPTPDMRFPDIPMIDFFGRGGALKPSWYGDCLPSRDFPLLVDLHLQGRLPLDAFVSETLGLGDVEAAFAKMERGEVLRSVVVLSD; encoded by the coding sequence ATGCCGTACGAGGTGCGTGGAGTGGTCGCCCGGGCCAAGGGTGAGCCGGTGGCGGTCGAGATGATCCTGGTGCCGGACCCCGGGCCGGGCGAGGCCCTCGTCGACGTCGCCGCCTGCGGCGTGTGCCACACCGACCTGCACTACCGCGAGGGCGGCATCAACGACGACTTCCCCTTCCTGCTGGGCCACGAGGCGTCCGGCGTGGTGGCCGCGGTGGGCGACGGCGTGACCGACGTGGCACCCGGCGACTTCGTCGTCCTCAACTGGCGGGCCGTCTGCGGCCAGTGCCGGGCCTGCCTGAGGAGCAGGCCGCACCTGTGCTTCGCCACCCACAACGCCACGCAGAAGATGACGCTGGCCGACGGCACGCCGCTGTCGCCGGCGCTGGGCATCGGGGCGTTCGCCGACAAGACGCTGGTCGCCGCCGGCCAGTGCACGAAGGTCGACCCGACGGTGTCCCCGAGTGTGGCGGGCCTGCTGGGCTGCGGCGTGATGGCCGGCCTCGGCGCCGCCCTGCACACGGGCAACGTGCAGCGGGGCGACTCGGTGGCCGTGTTCGGCTGCGGCGGGGTGGGCGATGCCGCCATCGCCGGGGCCAAGCTGGCCGGCGCCACCACGATCGTCGCCGTCGACCGCGACCCCCGGAAGCTCGAGTGGGCGAAGGCCTTCGGCGCCACCCACCTGGTCGACGCCTCCAGCGAGGACGCGGTCGCCGCCGTGCAGGAGGCGACCGGCGGCTTCGGCGCCGACGTGTGCATCGAGGCCGTGGGCCACCCGTCGGTGCTGGAGCAGGCCTTCTACGCCCGCGACCTGGCCGGCACCGTCGTCCAGGTGGGCGTCCCCACGCCCGACATGCGCTTCCCCGACATCCCGATGATCGACTTCTTCGGCCGGGGCGGCGCCCTGAAGCCGAGCTGGTACGGCGACTGCCTGCCCAGCCGCGACTTCCCGCTCCTCGTCGACCTGCACCTGCAGGGCCGCCTGCCGCTCGACGCCTTCGTGAGCGAGACGCTCGGGCTCGGCGACGTCGAGGCGGCGTTCGCCAAGATGGAGCGCGGCGAGGTCCTCCGCAGCGTCGTGGTGCTGTCGGACTAG
- a CDS encoding lipase family protein has translation MSDRTRPWVRSAVAVVLVAASAGLAVGGPGPRPASARPVQAAPDDAFFTPPAPLPAGSPGDVMRSRPSPAGPRSTRALADAWQVMYLSTDVAGAPNAVTGTILVPKDADPATAPIVGFGPGTHGPAFRCAPSLMLADGGFYEQPAVDDMLERGYAVAVTDYEGYHPDPATTYMTGRSMGHALLDAVRAAQRLPEAGLAADTPVVLRGYSQGGGAAMWAGQQHPSYAPELDLVGVAGGGVPADLVQVGIPLDGADGFGFFLYTLLGIDNAYADVSLEPHLNDAGRAAIARMEDDVCVLELILELGGGTIAGHTVSSPLTAALLGHIVENGLGGQAIDVPVFQYHEQQDGLVAFGQAQALRDAYCSLGVQHTWRTYDTGGATGLIRHVNLVYRANDDVNRFVESRLAGAPATSTC, from the coding sequence GTGTCCGATCGAACTCGCCCGTGGGTGCGGAGCGCCGTCGCCGTGGTGCTGGTCGCCGCGTCCGCCGGACTGGCCGTCGGCGGTCCCGGCCCCCGCCCGGCCTCGGCCCGGCCGGTGCAGGCGGCCCCCGACGACGCCTTCTTCACCCCGCCCGCCCCGCTGCCCGCCGGCTCCCCCGGCGACGTCATGCGCTCCCGCCCGTCGCCGGCCGGCCCCCGGTCGACCCGGGCCCTGGCCGACGCCTGGCAGGTCATGTACCTGTCCACCGACGTCGCCGGCGCGCCCAATGCCGTGACCGGGACGATCCTCGTGCCCAAGGACGCCGACCCCGCCACGGCGCCGATCGTCGGCTTCGGGCCCGGCACCCACGGCCCCGCCTTCCGCTGCGCCCCCTCGCTGATGCTCGCCGACGGCGGGTTCTACGAGCAGCCGGCGGTCGACGACATGCTCGAACGGGGCTACGCCGTCGCCGTCACCGACTACGAGGGCTACCACCCGGACCCCGCCACCACGTACATGACCGGGCGCTCCATGGGGCACGCGCTCCTCGACGCCGTCCGGGCGGCCCAGCGCTTGCCCGAGGCCGGGCTGGCGGCCGACACACCGGTCGTGCTCCGGGGCTACTCGCAGGGCGGCGGGGCGGCCATGTGGGCCGGCCAGCAGCACCCGTCCTACGCCCCCGAGCTCGACCTCGTCGGCGTGGCGGGCGGCGGCGTGCCGGCCGATCTCGTCCAGGTGGGGATCCCGCTCGACGGTGCGGACGGCTTCGGGTTCTTCCTCTACACGCTGCTGGGCATCGACAACGCCTACGCGGACGTCTCCCTGGAACCGCACCTCAACGACGCCGGGCGGGCGGCCATCGCCCGGATGGAGGACGACGTGTGCGTGCTGGAGCTGATCCTGGAGCTGGGCGGCGGGACCATCGCCGGGCACACGGTCAGCAGCCCGCTCACCGCGGCGCTGTTGGGGCACATCGTGGAGAACGGGCTCGGCGGCCAGGCGATCGACGTGCCGGTGTTCCAGTACCACGAGCAGCAGGACGGGCTCGTCGCCTTCGGCCAGGCCCAGGCGCTGCGCGACGCCTACTGCTCGCTCGGCGTCCAGCACACGTGGCGGACGTACGACACCGGTGGGGCGACCGGGCTGATCCGCCACGTCAACCTGGTGTACCGGGCCAACGACGACGTCAACCGCTTCGTCGAGTCCCGCCTCGCGGGCGCCCCCGCCACCTCGACCTGCTGA
- a CDS encoding ATP-dependent DNA helicase UvrD2 has translation MEQMVESGTGDDLLYDLDASQRRAVVSPARPLAILAPAGSGKTRVLTRRIAWRIATEDAEASHVLALTFTRKAAGELRDRLRRLGLRDGVAAGTFHAIAYAQLRSHWSDHNRRAPDLLTRKARLLGPVLRGRTGELSPVALAGEIEWAKARLLGPGEYAEGVVAARRRTPATPEKVAGHYARYEELKHEQNLVDFDDLLKLCGDALLGDATFAAAQRWRFRHLFVDEFQDVNPLQLRLLDAWRGSHLDLTVVGDPQQAIYGWNGADAGFLEDFQGRYASAEVIALGHNYRSTPQILAAAASVLRAAKLDGRPVHATQGEGAAPRLVRYPNDVDEAKGVARALRDSRAPHTAWSDQAVLVRTHAQVALITEGLRAVGIPYQVRGGDALLKKPATQTALDFLRVNARPLVACLPDLEAMVDDHRVGPDSGSGSGNDGGDVDPTQVDIVQLARDHLRLDPMASASGFFTWLIATLQSEGGESRRDAVTVATFHAAKGLEWPVVHLAGLEDGFVPITHARTTAQRAEEARLLYVAMTRAVDVLHCSWAGQRTFNAKVLDRRVSPWVGDLASGAAAPETAQKPDWRTHLAEQKALLQDRRRVADPVLTALQDWREEAARAARVSPTAVLDDHVLAAVAAARPGDQEELAAVLGVGGMFATSRVGEGLLTALAALHHANSRSA, from the coding sequence ATGGAGCAGATGGTGGAGAGCGGCACAGGCGACGACCTCCTGTACGACCTCGACGCCTCGCAGCGCCGGGCCGTCGTGTCGCCGGCGCGCCCGCTGGCGATCCTGGCGCCGGCGGGGTCGGGCAAGACCCGGGTGCTCACCCGGCGGATCGCCTGGCGCATCGCCACCGAGGACGCCGAGGCCAGCCATGTCCTCGCCCTCACCTTCACCCGCAAGGCGGCCGGCGAGCTGCGCGACCGGCTGCGGCGGCTCGGCCTTCGCGACGGCGTGGCGGCCGGCACCTTCCACGCCATCGCCTACGCCCAGCTGCGCTCCCACTGGAGCGACCACAACCGCCGCGCCCCCGACCTGCTCACCCGCAAGGCCCGGCTCCTGGGCCCGGTGCTGCGGGGTCGCACCGGCGAGCTGAGCCCCGTGGCGCTGGCGGGCGAGATCGAGTGGGCCAAGGCCCGGCTGCTGGGCCCTGGAGAGTACGCCGAGGGCGTCGTGGCCGCCCGCCGTCGCACGCCCGCCACGCCCGAGAAGGTGGCGGGCCACTACGCCCGCTACGAGGAGCTGAAGCACGAGCAGAACCTGGTCGACTTCGACGACCTGCTGAAGCTGTGCGGCGACGCCCTCCTCGGCGACGCCACGTTCGCGGCGGCGCAGCGCTGGCGGTTCCGGCACCTGTTCGTCGACGAGTTCCAGGACGTCAACCCGCTGCAGCTGCGGCTGCTCGACGCCTGGAGGGGCAGCCACCTCGACCTCACCGTCGTCGGCGACCCGCAGCAGGCGATCTACGGCTGGAACGGCGCCGACGCCGGCTTCCTGGAGGACTTCCAGGGCCGCTACGCGTCGGCCGAGGTGATCGCCCTGGGCCACAACTACCGGTCGACGCCGCAGATCCTGGCCGCGGCGGCGTCGGTGCTGCGGGCGGCCAAGCTCGACGGCCGCCCGGTGCACGCCACCCAGGGCGAGGGAGCGGCGCCCCGGCTGGTCCGCTACCCCAACGACGTCGACGAGGCCAAGGGGGTCGCCCGGGCGCTGCGCGACAGCCGGGCGCCGCACACGGCCTGGTCCGACCAGGCGGTGCTGGTCCGCACCCACGCCCAGGTCGCGCTGATCACCGAGGGGCTCCGGGCCGTCGGCATCCCCTACCAGGTGAGGGGCGGCGACGCGCTCCTGAAGAAGCCCGCCACGCAGACCGCGCTCGACTTCCTCCGGGTGAACGCTCGACCCCTGGTGGCCTGCCTGCCGGACCTGGAGGCGATGGTGGACGACCACCGCGTCGGCCCCGACTCCGGCTCCGGCTCGGGCAACGACGGCGGCGACGTCGACCCGACGCAGGTGGACATCGTCCAGCTCGCCCGAGACCACCTCCGCCTCGACCCCATGGCCTCGGCCTCGGGGTTCTTCACCTGGCTGATCGCCACCCTGCAGTCCGAGGGGGGTGAGTCCCGCCGCGACGCCGTCACCGTCGCCACCTTCCACGCCGCCAAGGGCCTGGAGTGGCCGGTGGTGCACCTGGCCGGTCTGGAGGACGGGTTCGTGCCCATCACCCACGCCCGCACCACCGCTCAGCGGGCCGAGGAGGCACGGCTGCTGTACGTCGCCATGACCCGGGCCGTCGACGTGCTGCACTGCAGCTGGGCGGGCCAGCGGACGTTCAACGCCAAGGTGCTCGATCGCCGGGTGTCCCCGTGGGTGGGCGACCTGGCGAGCGGTGCGGCGGCTCCCGAGACGGCGCAGAAGCCCGACTGGCGGACGCACCTGGCGGAGCAGAAGGCGCTGCTGCAGGACCGCCGCCGCGTGGCCGACCCGGTGTTGACCGCGCTCCAGGACTGGCGCGAGGAGGCGGCCCGTGCCGCCCGGGTGAGCCCCACCGCCGTGCTGGACGACCACGTGCTCGCCGCCGTCGCCGCCGCCCGGCCCGGCGACCAGGAGGAGCTGGCGGCCGTCCTGGGCGTCGGCGGGATGTTCGCCACCAGCCGGGTGGGCGAGGGCCTGCTGACCGCGCTCGCCGCCCTGCACCATGCGAACTCTCGTTCCGCTTGA
- a CDS encoding metallopeptidase family protein — translation MIDVPVDRFEELVADALDGIPDELARLVDNVVVVVEDGPVDGTLLGRYDGIPLTDRDGWYGTGELVMPDRVTIFRRPICAMADDEDEVVRQVGITVVHELAHHFGIDDDRLDELGWA, via the coding sequence GTGATCGACGTGCCGGTGGACCGGTTCGAGGAGCTGGTGGCCGACGCCCTCGACGGCATCCCCGACGAGCTGGCCCGGCTCGTCGACAACGTGGTGGTCGTCGTGGAGGACGGGCCGGTCGACGGCACCCTGCTGGGCCGCTACGACGGCATCCCGCTGACCGATCGCGACGGCTGGTACGGCACCGGCGAGCTCGTGATGCCCGACCGGGTGACGATCTTCCGGCGGCCGATCTGCGCCATGGCCGACGACGAGGACGAGGTCGTCCGCCAGGTGGGCATCACGGTGGTGCACGAGCTGGCCCACCACTTCGGCATCGACGACGATCGCCTCGACGAGCTCGGCTGGGCCTGA
- a CDS encoding ATP-binding protein — translation MLSAAFEWGRRRLLREGPADGMFPAVAGRLGIVWVGVSVPFTTAVAFLADTPDSYLFVWVYMASGAYTAPALVAGWLQVRRAPAHDRTAYALLYAGLVSVFGIGVAILLGLVVGRRGAPWMGMSAVALSGALHCAGLLVLMRRRSGRLRLSIDVMEAAAATVALGAPFVVLAAPAIADAEARWFALSAAASVPFVTWGVYCGLLLLVRLGRRHGTFEACICALVLSGGVNAVLQTAQGVTGFGLPAPPLIALHAVCMSMYLLIPLNVPLIIRPGLGELPPQSQVRGGRMAAFFVLIGLVALLVSTVAVADEHPWTVPFSLAAVSVLLLLALLRQTAAGGETRRLYRQVEEASDQRRRLVAQLLERAEHERRHFADQLYEQALAAYTSFSVMAGSDGRERGSPSLAAEISARVGGDFARTAQSVHELVLAIRPLEGEPTERERLGVPIRAYLADIYGDRTAPRLTVDVAETLSPDWMTETVVLQIVQEALHNVRRHSRATSVDVVMDADGDAVRLQVTDDGVGFDPVSVPEGSGIATMRASAAVVRGALIVESHPGGGTVITARLGSGRADDEPPAPAAIPTLRLVPDPSD, via the coding sequence TGCCGTTCACCACGGCGGTCGCCTTCCTCGCCGACACGCCCGACAGCTACCTGTTCGTGTGGGTGTACATGGCCAGCGGCGCCTACACCGCGCCCGCCCTGGTGGCCGGATGGCTCCAGGTGCGCCGGGCGCCGGCCCACGACCGGACGGCCTACGCGCTGCTCTACGCCGGCCTGGTGTCCGTGTTCGGCATCGGCGTGGCCATCCTGCTGGGCCTGGTGGTGGGGCGGCGCGGTGCCCCCTGGATGGGCATGTCGGCCGTGGCGCTGAGCGGTGCGCTCCACTGCGCCGGCCTCCTGGTGCTGATGCGGCGGCGGTCGGGCCGGCTCCGGCTGTCGATCGACGTCATGGAGGCGGCCGCCGCGACGGTGGCCCTCGGCGCTCCCTTCGTGGTGCTGGCGGCGCCGGCGATCGCCGACGCCGAGGCCCGGTGGTTCGCCCTGTCGGCCGCCGCGAGCGTGCCGTTCGTCACCTGGGGCGTCTACTGCGGCCTGTTGCTGCTGGTGCGCCTCGGCCGGCGGCACGGCACCTTCGAGGCGTGCATCTGCGCACTGGTCCTGAGCGGCGGCGTCAACGCCGTGCTGCAGACGGCCCAGGGCGTGACCGGCTTCGGACTGCCGGCTCCTCCGCTGATCGCCCTCCATGCCGTGTGCATGAGCATGTACCTGCTCATACCGCTCAACGTGCCTCTCATCATCCGGCCCGGCCTCGGCGAGCTCCCGCCGCAGAGCCAGGTGCGCGGCGGCCGGATGGCAGCGTTCTTCGTGCTGATCGGGCTGGTGGCGCTGCTGGTGAGCACGGTCGCCGTCGCCGACGAGCACCCCTGGACCGTGCCCTTCTCGCTGGCCGCCGTGTCGGTGCTGCTCCTGCTGGCGCTCCTGCGCCAGACCGCCGCGGGCGGCGAGACCCGCCGGCTGTACCGGCAGGTCGAGGAGGCATCCGACCAGCGGCGTCGCCTGGTCGCCCAGCTGCTCGAGCGGGCGGAGCACGAGCGCCGCCACTTCGCCGACCAGCTCTACGAGCAGGCGCTGGCGGCCTACACGTCGTTCAGCGTGATGGCCGGCAGCGACGGGCGGGAGCGGGGGTCCCCCTCGCTGGCGGCGGAGATCTCGGCCCGGGTCGGGGGCGACTTCGCCCGGACGGCCCAGTCGGTCCACGAGCTCGTGCTCGCCATCCGGCCGCTGGAGGGCGAGCCCACGGAGCGCGAGCGGCTGGGGGTGCCGATCCGGGCCTACCTGGCCGACATCTACGGCGACCGCACCGCGCCCCGGCTGACCGTCGACGTGGCCGAGACCCTGTCGCCCGACTGGATGACCGAGACCGTCGTGCTGCAGATCGTGCAGGAGGCCCTGCACAACGTGCGCCGGCACAGCCGGGCCACGTCGGTCGACGTGGTGATGGATGCCGACGGGGACGCGGTGCGGCTGCAGGTGACCGACGACGGCGTCGGGTTCGATCCGGTGTCGGTGCCGGAGGGCTCGGGGATCGCCACGATGCGGGCGTCCGCGGCTGTCGTGCGGGGTGCGCTCATCGTCGAGTCCCACCCCGGTGGCGGCACGGTGATCACGGCTCGGCTGGGGTCCGGCCGGGCCGACGACGAGCCACCGGCGCCGGCGGCCATCCCCACGCTGCGCCTGGTCCCCGATCCGAGCGACTGA
- a CDS encoding sigma factor-like helix-turn-helix DNA-binding protein has protein sequence MGDPLSFMSEDGWPYPDDDDVAEQVEPVDLRYEADDDLVALHALPRHVVLDLTDDERAVIVRRFGFDGQPPCSLTEIHDQLGRPRREIREILLGGITKLRTELG, from the coding sequence ATGGGTGACCCACTGTCCTTCATGAGCGAAGACGGCTGGCCTTACCCGGACGACGACGATGTCGCCGAGCAGGTCGAACCCGTCGATCTGCGTTACGAAGCCGACGACGACCTGGTGGCGCTGCACGCGCTCCCCCGCCACGTCGTCCTCGACCTCACCGACGACGAGCGGGCCGTGATCGTCCGCCGGTTCGGGTTCGACGGCCAACCGCCGTGCTCGCTCACCGAGATCCACGACCAGCTCGGCAGGCCGCGCCGCGAGATCCGCGAGATCCTCCTCGGCGGCATCACCAAGCTCCGCACCGAGCTCGGCTGA
- a CDS encoding PH domain-containing protein: MPFPRKLLNEGEDVVLDLHPHWWFFAKELVGLLGGVVVGVLVAVWNPDGTPGQAAGIVTALVILAFLILFASRYAQWVTTNFVVTTDRLIYRHGVLAKHGIEIPLERVNTVFFGQSIFERILRTGDLVIESAGEGGRQAFSNVRHPSAVQNEIYKQMEENENRKFDRIGREVKEGDDTGGGSASIPEQIRQLDELRKQGVVSEDEFKQKKQQLLDRM, encoded by the coding sequence GTGCCTTTCCCTCGCAAGCTCCTCAACGAGGGCGAAGACGTCGTGCTGGACCTGCATCCGCACTGGTGGTTCTTCGCCAAGGAACTGGTCGGTCTGCTCGGCGGCGTGGTGGTGGGCGTGCTCGTCGCTGTCTGGAACCCCGACGGCACGCCCGGCCAGGCGGCCGGGATCGTCACCGCGCTGGTCATCCTCGCGTTCCTGATCCTGTTCGCCTCCCGCTACGCCCAGTGGGTCACCACCAACTTCGTGGTCACCACCGACCGCCTCATCTACCGCCACGGGGTCCTCGCCAAGCACGGCATCGAGATCCCGCTGGAGCGGGTGAACACGGTGTTCTTCGGCCAGTCGATCTTCGAGCGCATCCTGCGCACCGGCGACCTCGTGATCGAGTCCGCCGGTGAGGGCGGGCGCCAGGCCTTCTCCAACGTGCGGCATCCGTCTGCGGTGCAGAACGAGATCTACAAGCAGATGGAGGAGAACGAGAACCGGAAGTTCGACCGCATCGGGCGTGAGGTCAAGGAGGGCGACGACACCGGTGGCGGCAGCGCGTCGATCCCCGAGCAGATCCGCCAGCTCGACGAGCTCCGCAAGCAGGGCGTGGTGTCGGAGGACGAGTTCAAGCAGAAGAAGCAACAGCTCCTCGACCGCATGTAG